A region of [Bacteroides] pectinophilus DNA encodes the following proteins:
- a CDS encoding helicase-related protein, producing the protein MNAISSNEQMIQKINEVLQNKKDAIVNIVNDKLTISVFSLLEKNLQNVKEINFVIRDVKFLPHQSEIAHEFEINPTDVLFNAYDITEKNKLQHFSKARSMHDFIEKHVNIRKVNAGIRIGGNILIIDDDFMIQGSSSLEVSKKSSRDAFSNINFDTILNGSADKEQILAALETFKKIWFNEQVSVDYKDELLASLQYVYKEHAPEFLYYFTLNELFGNQLDAGVERFERDSVRFKKTEIWNALYDFQKDCVVSAIRKLNTYGGCIIADSVGLGKTFEALAIIKYFEIGMNRVLVLTPAKLYDNWNSFRGDYKDSFLHETFNYRIMLHTDLSRYSGMSRSGQDLKKFDWGLYDLVVIDESHNFRNRNDRYDDNDQLIMTRYARLMQDVIKHGNNNTKVLMLSATPVNNSLVDLKNQISIITRDTDSAFEEQGITSVENLLRRTSASINAWEKIPHHQKDQLLDSLPSDFYKLLELMTISRSRKHITSYYGDKGVGQFPEKNKPDTYNSDIDTKKELLHFRETNELLEALILSVYTPTRYIKEEYKKLYIEKYSLKGKHGGDMNFDTQANGMIILHRFNLFKRLESSVYSFEETLRRLLERIERTEQLLLKGSGNVSEEDADFDDNDSEDVYIEGKYEIDVKHLRVDDYLEDLASDKYIIAEIHKSAKRILDEQRDQKLQDLMGILERKVRETPYNAGNRKVIIFTAFADTADYLYNSLSEHMKDLGVYSACITGKRVVTNNRNVDSDFNSVLCAFSPVSKMKKEIPAEEQIDLLIGTDCISEGQNLQDCDTVINFDIQWNPVSLIQRFGRIDRIGSKNTNIQMINFFPNMELNEYLGLEARVKGKMTTLNLVSTGDEDVLTPEMNDFNFRKRQLERLKDEVIDIEDANDNISLTDLNMNEYLNELSEYIQNVPEIKKVPKGVYSVTDGDNAGVLFCFKHRNDANKPKSDSSLYPYYLIYMRNDGEVLFGNGQAREVVKQFRKLCYGKSKPVMELFQKFFVRTNNAKDMQFYSDLLNKAIKSIKGEEESKATQLMFDFGGFNNAFADETADDFELISFLVVE; encoded by the coding sequence ATGAATGCGATAAGTTCCAATGAGCAGATGATACAGAAAATTAATGAAGTTCTCCAGAACAAGAAGGATGCAATAGTGAATATTGTAAATGACAAGCTGACGATATCAGTATTCTCCTTGCTTGAGAAGAACCTGCAGAATGTGAAAGAGATTAATTTTGTTATTCGTGATGTGAAGTTCCTGCCACATCAGTCAGAGATAGCTCACGAATTTGAGATTAATCCTACAGATGTACTGTTTAATGCTTATGATATTACAGAGAAAAACAAGTTACAGCATTTTTCCAAAGCTAGGAGTATGCATGATTTTATCGAGAAGCACGTTAATATTCGTAAGGTCAATGCAGGTATTCGCATAGGTGGAAATATCTTGATAATAGATGATGACTTTATGATTCAGGGTAGCTCCTCGCTCGAAGTTTCAAAGAAAAGCAGCAGAGATGCTTTCAGTAATATTAACTTTGACACGATATTAAATGGTAGTGCTGATAAGGAGCAGATTCTGGCAGCTTTAGAAACCTTTAAGAAGATTTGGTTCAATGAACAGGTGTCTGTAGATTACAAGGATGAATTGCTTGCGAGTTTGCAATATGTATATAAGGAGCATGCTCCAGAGTTTCTGTATTATTTTACATTGAATGAGTTGTTTGGTAATCAGCTTGATGCCGGGGTAGAGCGTTTTGAAAGAGACAGTGTCAGATTTAAAAAGACAGAGATTTGGAATGCATTATATGATTTCCAAAAGGATTGCGTAGTATCTGCAATTCGTAAGCTCAATACTTATGGTGGATGCATTATTGCAGATTCAGTAGGTCTTGGTAAGACGTTTGAGGCTCTGGCGATTATAAAGTATTTTGAAATCGGAATGAACAGAGTTCTTGTACTGACTCCTGCAAAACTCTATGACAACTGGAATTCTTTCAGAGGAGATTATAAGGATTCATTTTTACATGAGACATTTAATTACAGAATTATGTTGCATACTGATTTGTCCAGATATAGCGGAATGTCAAGATCAGGACAAGATCTCAAAAAGTTTGACTGGGGATTATATGACCTTGTAGTTATTGACGAGTCACATAATTTCCGTAATAGAAATGACAGATATGATGATAACGACCAGCTGATAATGACACGATATGCAAGATTAATGCAGGATGTTATTAAGCATGGAAATAATAATACAAAGGTGCTGATGTTGTCAGCTACTCCTGTAAATAATAGCTTGGTAGATTTGAAAAATCAGATAAGCATTATTACAAGAGATACAGATTCTGCATTTGAAGAACAGGGCATCACGAGTGTTGAAAATCTTTTGCGTAGGACTTCAGCAAGTATCAATGCATGGGAAAAGATTCCACATCATCAGAAAGACCAGTTGTTGGATAGTCTGCCATCAGATTTCTATAAGTTGCTGGAACTTATGACGATATCACGAAGCAGAAAGCATATTACCAGTTATTATGGTGATAAGGGAGTAGGTCAGTTCCCGGAGAAGAACAAACCAGATACATATAATAGCGATATTGATACAAAGAAGGAACTTTTACATTTCAGAGAGACCAATGAGCTTCTTGAAGCCTTGATTCTCAGTGTTTATACGCCTACAAGGTACATCAAGGAAGAATACAAGAAGCTGTACATTGAAAAGTATTCCCTCAAAGGTAAGCATGGTGGAGACATGAACTTCGATACACAGGCGAATGGTATGATTATTCTTCATAGATTCAATCTGTTTAAGCGTTTGGAAAGTTCTGTGTATTCCTTTGAAGAAACGCTCCGTAGACTGTTAGAAAGAATTGAGCGTACAGAACAATTATTGTTGAAAGGAAGCGGGAATGTATCTGAGGAAGATGCAGATTTTGATGACAACGATTCAGAGGATGTATATATTGAAGGAAAATATGAGATAGATGTCAAACATTTAAGAGTGGATGACTACTTGGAAGACTTAGCCAGCGATAAATATATTATTGCTGAGATTCATAAAAGTGCAAAGCGTATCCTTGATGAGCAGAGAGACCAGAAGCTTCAAGATCTTATGGGCATTTTGGAAAGAAAGGTCAGAGAAACTCCATACAATGCTGGCAATCGCAAGGTTATTATATTTACGGCGTTTGCGGATACAGCAGATTATTTGTATAACAGTCTTTCAGAACATATGAAGGACTTAGGGGTATATTCAGCTTGCATTACAGGCAAGAGAGTTGTTACTAATAACAGGAATGTTGACAGTGATTTCAATTCAGTATTATGTGCGTTCTCGCCAGTATCGAAGATGAAAAAAGAGATACCTGCAGAAGAGCAAATTGATTTATTGATTGGAACAGATTGTATTTCAGAAGGTCAGAACTTACAGGATTGCGACACTGTAATTAACTTTGATATTCAGTGGAACCCAGTATCTTTGATACAGAGATTTGGTCGTATTGACCGTATAGGAAGTAAGAATACAAATATCCAAATGATAAATTTCTTCCCTAACATGGAGTTGAATGAGTATCTTGGACTTGAAGCACGAGTCAAAGGAAAAATGACAACATTGAATTTGGTATCTACTGGTGATGAAGACGTGCTTACTCCTGAGATGAATGATTTCAATTTCAGAAAGCGTCAGCTCGAACGACTGAAGGATGAAGTTATTGATATAGAGGATGCAAACGACAATATTTCTCTTACTGATTTGAACATGAATGAGTATTTGAATGAGTTGTCGGAATACATTCAAAATGTACCAGAGATTAAGAAAGTTCCAAAAGGTGTGTATTCTGTAACAGACGGAGATAATGCTGGGGTACTATTCTGCTTCAAGCATCGCAACGATGCAAATAAGCCTAAATCTGACAGCTCTTTGTATCCATATTACCTCATATATATGAGAAATGATGGAGAGGTACTCTTTGGAAATGGACAGGCTAGGGAAGTGGTAAAGCAGTTCCGTAAGCTATGCTATGGCAAGAGCAAACCTGTCATGGAACTATTTCAAAAATTCTTTGTACGCACCAATAATGCCAAGGATATGCAGTTCTATTCAGACCTGCTTAATAAAGCGATAAAATCAATCAAGGGCGAAGAGGAGTCAAAGGCTACTCAGCTTATGTTTGATTTTGGCGGATTTAATAATGCCTTTGCCGATGAAACTGCTGATGATTTTGAATTGATTTCATTCTTGGTGGTTGAATAA
- a CDS encoding RES domain-containing protein codes for MNINTCEALLAELQIMQFKFESLNGQNKENNIANIVSTLKKCDIVTPKKEKWYRAREIQNNDENIIYNEVGIPIRGYDSEQSGVAPARYISEGRANDKNEQVLYVAEDQNTALKEIKTVKDSYISLSYCVLNKNIRLLDFSPYSNNELEGYANNQFNDGTYKMIFVEIQRILTLPEYSENEYVISRKLVRLIKENIKASGMLYISHYTGKKNIAIWDNNKFITFSEGKVVQGI; via the coding sequence ATGAATATTAATACATGTGAAGCGCTTTTAGCAGAACTTCAAATAATGCAGTTTAAGTTTGAGTCTTTAAATGGTCAAAATAAGGAAAATAATATTGCAAACATCGTTAGTACTCTTAAGAAATGTGATATTGTAACACCGAAGAAGGAAAAATGGTATAGGGCAAGGGAAATACAAAATAATGATGAAAATATTATATATAATGAGGTTGGAATACCAATAAGAGGATATGATTCTGAACAATCTGGGGTAGCACCTGCAAGATATATTTCAGAAGGTAGAGCGAATGATAAAAATGAGCAGGTTCTGTATGTTGCAGAAGATCAAAATACGGCTTTAAAGGAAATAAAAACGGTTAAAGATAGTTATATTTCTTTATCATATTGCGTTTTAAATAAGAATATAAGACTATTAGATTTTTCACCATACTCAAATAATGAACTTGAAGGATATGCAAATAATCAGTTTAACGATGGTACATATAAAATGATTTTTGTTGAAATACAAAGAATATTGACATTGCCGGAATATTCAGAAAACGAATATGTTATTTCAAGGAAATTGGTTAGATTAATAAAAGAGAATATAAAAGCATCAGGAATGCTATATATTTCACATTACACTGGAAAAAAGAATATAGCTATTTGGGATAATAATAAATTCATAACTTTTTCTGAAGGAAAAGTTGTACAGGGCATTTAA
- a CDS encoding DUF4391 domain-containing protein — translation MFGLPDTYRVNVDVALKDFIPKALKPNDKKRIKDAIESVRLDYQIAGEEIPSVNNEEYRCQVIQFYDIEVINIKDANFLASTYQNLIKPLCVIHMHDTNDEVYSMAIKRLSQIDDMQIVVEQMLLTDKYMLGIPDSNRDRLMAYMNYATVKNKIDKVQLYKEWFYKAYMVVNEKAYIHTDKLLDGNSWYDADRTARICQKYVELVTSRGRLKTAVTNAEKMKLNKEIKTEICQLTELGGVQDD, via the coding sequence ATGTTTGGATTGCCAGATACATATAGAGTAAATGTTGATGTGGCTTTAAAAGATTTTATTCCGAAGGCTTTAAAGCCTAATGACAAAAAGAGAATAAAAGATGCTATTGAGTCTGTAAGGCTTGATTATCAGATTGCTGGAGAAGAGATTCCATCCGTAAACAATGAAGAGTATCGTTGTCAGGTCATACAGTTTTATGATATTGAAGTGATAAACATTAAGGATGCAAATTTTCTTGCATCCACTTATCAGAACCTTATAAAACCTTTATGTGTGATTCATATGCATGATACAAATGATGAAGTTTATTCAATGGCAATAAAGCGACTTAGCCAGATTGATGATATGCAAATTGTTGTAGAGCAGATGCTGCTTACAGATAAATATATGCTAGGTATTCCTGACAGTAACAGGGATAGACTTATGGCATATATGAATTATGCCACAGTAAAGAATAAGATAGACAAAGTACAGCTTTACAAAGAGTGGTTTTATAAAGCATATATGGTTGTTAATGAGAAAGCCTATATCCACACAGACAAATTGTTGGATGGCAATAGTTGGTATGATGCTGACAGAACTGCAAGAATATGCCAGAAATATGTAGAGCTGGTAACGTCCAGGGGTAGATTAAAAACAGCAGTTACTAATGCCGAAAAGATGAAACTCAATAAAGAGATTAAAACAGAAATATGTCAATTAACAGAACTTGGAGGTGTACAGGATGATTAG
- a CDS encoding site-specific DNA-methyltransferase, which yields MNNKVPQQINDIVGDNVKKLAQLFPSVVKDGEVDFEALKEELGQYEEVGSEKYELTWAGKKNAKRIAQEDVIGRTLKFIPEDSKDADTTENLYIEGDNLEVLKLLRQNYYGAIKMIYIDPPYNTGNDFVYNDSFEMSESESNIVEGTISVVGEKYVINSASTNKYHAKWLSMLYSRLKIAKDLLSDDGIISISIDEHEFENLIKLCKEVFGEQNYIGSIVVKSNPRGSMSTAELASLHEYLVLFAKSRNDVNIIGHALSENMLSEYKYEDAGGKYRLLGLRMRGGFWRRSERPNLYFPIYVNPNTGGVSLKKNYEFPEEALPIQPSTMEDGTWRWSKDKILLNSDQIIGRQVSRQGELEWDIFQKDYLSRGETRRTKAKSIWDESEINYQNGTEEVKRLLGKAGVFDYSKPVFLIKQIMNMLDLNNGDIVLDFFSGAATTAQAVFEYNIENNAQLFFGLVQLPELCDEKTEAYKSGYTNICEIGKERIRRAGDKIKSEHPDADIDIGFKVFRTADTNIKWN from the coding sequence ATGAATAATAAAGTACCACAGCAGATTAATGATATCGTTGGAGATAATGTAAAGAAACTTGCTCAGTTATTCCCATCTGTTGTAAAGGATGGAGAGGTTGATTTTGAAGCCTTAAAAGAAGAACTTGGACAGTATGAGGAAGTAGGAAGCGAAAAGTATGAGCTTACTTGGGCAGGAAAAAAGAATGCAAAAAGGATTGCTCAGGAAGATGTTATTGGAAGAACACTAAAATTTATTCCAGAGGATAGTAAGGATGCAGATACTACAGAGAACCTCTATATTGAAGGGGATAATCTGGAAGTGTTGAAGCTACTTAGACAGAATTATTATGGTGCCATCAAGATGATTTATATAGATCCACCATATAATACTGGAAATGATTTTGTTTATAATGATTCATTTGAAATGAGTGAGAGTGAAAGCAATATAGTAGAAGGCACCATAAGTGTAGTTGGCGAAAAATATGTGATTAATAGTGCATCGACAAATAAATATCATGCTAAATGGCTAAGTATGTTATATTCAAGATTAAAGATTGCAAAAGATTTATTGAGTGATGATGGAATTATCTCGATTAGTATTGATGAGCATGAATTTGAAAATTTAATTAAATTATGTAAAGAAGTTTTTGGGGAGCAGAATTATATCGGATCTATAGTAGTAAAAAGCAATCCACGAGGTTCCATGTCTACAGCAGAATTGGCAAGTTTGCATGAATATCTCGTGCTATTTGCAAAAAGTAGGAATGATGTAAATATAATAGGTCATGCTTTATCTGAGAATATGTTATCAGAATATAAGTATGAAGATGCTGGAGGAAAATATCGTTTACTCGGATTGAGAATGAGAGGAGGATTTTGGAGAAGGAGTGAGAGGCCTAATCTTTATTTCCCTATATATGTCAATCCTAATACAGGGGGAGTGTCATTGAAAAAGAATTATGAATTTCCAGAAGAAGCACTTCCAATTCAGCCATCGACTATGGAAGATGGAACTTGGAGATGGAGTAAAGATAAAATATTATTAAACAGTGATCAGATAATAGGAAGGCAAGTCTCTAGGCAAGGAGAGCTTGAATGGGATATATTTCAAAAAGATTATCTTAGTAGAGGTGAAACAAGAAGGACTAAGGCAAAAAGTATTTGGGATGAGAGTGAAATAAATTATCAAAATGGTACGGAGGAAGTAAAGAGGCTGTTAGGAAAAGCAGGAGTTTTTGACTATTCAAAGCCAGTTTTTTTAATCAAACAAATAATGAATATGTTAGACTTGAATAACGGGGATATTGTTTTGGATTTCTTTTCAGGTGCAGCAACTACGGCTCAAGCGGTATTTGAGTATAATATTGAAAATAACGCTCAATTGTTTTTTGGATTAGTTCAACTGCCAGAATTATGTGATGAGAAGACAGAGGCATATAAAAGTGGGTATACGAATATTTGCGAAATTGGAAAAGAACGCATTCGTAGAGCAGGAGATAAAATAAAATCAGAGCATCCAGATGCAGATATAGATATTGGGTTTAAAGTATTTAGAACTGCTGATACCAATATCAAATGGAATTAG